Proteins found in one Plasmodium coatneyi strain Hackeri chromosome 10, complete sequence genomic segment:
- a CDS encoding Cell cycle regulator protein: MKGFCADNISSQNLMKSSVQRSIKATILKQYPKLEDFIEDIFPKKGSLFLGKCINHVTVIIGNNELLFFQIRNGPWMPNLKLVHKYPFMMPQIQVDKGAIKNVLRGSNIMCPGVTSPGGRLDDVESNTVVQIRAEDKEFACAIGITTMSSKEIVEVNKDICIENIHYLNDGLWNCKIEN, from the exons ATGAAGGGATTCTGTGCTGACAATATTTCCTCGCAGAATTTGATGAAGTCCTCAGTTCAGAGGAGTATCAAAGCAACG ATTTTAAAGCAATACCCTAAATTAGAAGATTTCATTGAGGATATATTTCCCAAAAAGGGATCCCTGTTTTTAGGAAAATG CATAAACCACGTGACTGTAATTATTGGGAACAATGAGTTgctcttttttcaaataaggAATGGTCCTTGGATGCCCAACTTAAAATTAGTGCACAAAT ACCCCTTCATGATGCCACAGATACAAGTTGACAAGGGAGCAATAAAAAACGTCCTACGTGGGTCGAATATAATGTGTCCAGGAGTTACATCCCCCGGTGGAAGGCTAGACGACGTGGAATCGAACACGGTGGTT CAAATTCGAGCGGAGGACAAAGAATTCGCGTGTGCCATAGGAATAACTACCATGTCATCAAAGGAAAT cGTGGAGGTCAACAAGGATATCTGCATAGAAAATATACATTACCTGAATGATGGTTTGTGGAATTGCAAAATTGAGAATTAG